A single genomic interval of Arthrobacter sp. NicSoilB8 harbors:
- a CDS encoding GAF and ANTAR domain-containing protein translates to MSTAGAGNGRVSAELATQLSDLARELQQEHDVHAVLSGIVHAALDLIPGTAQASISLVTGRKKVDSEVASGDLPRRVDALQNSTGQGPCLDAAYQERVVRVPDLSREGRWPAFSRGAVELGARSMLSIQLFVEGDRLGALNLYGKGPNAFNDESEQVGLLVAAHAAVAFADSQKISQLSEALVSRQLIGQAEGILMERYKITAEQAFLLLSRVSSKSNIKLRDIAEHLARSGEIVPPRHTPADG, encoded by the coding sequence ATGAGCACTGCCGGGGCCGGTAACGGCCGTGTCAGCGCCGAGCTGGCAACCCAGCTCAGCGACCTCGCTCGGGAGCTGCAGCAGGAACACGACGTCCACGCCGTCCTCTCCGGCATCGTCCATGCCGCCCTGGACCTCATTCCCGGGACCGCGCAGGCATCCATCAGCCTTGTGACGGGCCGGAAGAAAGTTGACTCCGAAGTCGCCTCGGGAGACCTTCCACGCCGTGTCGATGCCCTGCAGAACTCCACCGGCCAGGGGCCCTGCCTGGACGCGGCCTACCAGGAACGGGTGGTTCGTGTCCCGGACCTCAGCCGGGAAGGCCGCTGGCCGGCGTTCTCCCGGGGTGCCGTGGAACTCGGGGCACGGAGCATGCTCTCAATCCAGCTATTCGTTGAAGGCGACCGCCTCGGTGCACTGAATCTTTACGGGAAAGGTCCCAATGCCTTCAACGACGAGTCCGAACAGGTCGGCTTGCTGGTCGCCGCGCACGCCGCCGTGGCTTTCGCCGACTCCCAGAAAATCAGTCAGCTGTCCGAAGCCCTGGTATCCCGGCAACTCATCGGCCAGGCAGAAGGCATCCTGATGGAACGATACAAGATCACCGCAGAGCAGGCCTTCCTCCTCCTCAGCCGTGTCAGTTCCAAATCCAACATCAAACTCCGGGACATCGCCGAGCATCTCGCCCGCAGCGGGGAAATAGTCCCTCCGCGACACACTCCTGCCGACGGCTGA
- a CDS encoding helix-turn-helix transcriptional regulator encodes MDNRAEVRAFLASRRGRITPEQAGLEPIGGRRRVTGLRREEVARLAGVSVDYYTRLERGNLTGASDSVLDSIARALELDRAEHDHLYNLARTANTSSRNRPTTSAASAVRPVLQNLLDAITAAPAFIGNNRMDIVAANALGYALYSDMYRGTARPANHSRFIFLDPRARDFYPDWERAANVNVAILRRDAGRFPHDKRIAELVGELSVRSDEFRSRWAAHNVRRHYSGTKQFQHPVVGLLELSYQVMELEEDPGHTLTVYPAIPGSPSDEALRLLASWAATEDVAQAASLDTA; translated from the coding sequence ATGGATAACAGAGCCGAGGTGCGCGCGTTCCTGGCCTCGCGCCGCGGACGCATCACCCCCGAGCAGGCTGGCCTCGAGCCCATCGGCGGCCGGCGGCGCGTGACGGGCCTTCGAAGAGAAGAAGTCGCCCGCCTCGCCGGCGTCAGCGTCGACTACTACACCCGCCTCGAACGCGGAAATCTCACCGGCGCCTCCGACAGCGTCCTCGACTCCATTGCGCGCGCCTTGGAGCTCGACCGCGCCGAACACGACCACCTCTACAACCTCGCCCGCACAGCGAATACCTCGAGCCGGAACCGCCCCACGACCTCCGCGGCGTCTGCCGTTCGCCCCGTGCTCCAGAACCTACTGGACGCCATCACCGCGGCGCCCGCGTTCATCGGGAACAACCGGATGGATATCGTCGCCGCCAACGCGCTCGGCTACGCCCTCTACTCCGACATGTACCGCGGCACGGCCCGTCCTGCGAACCACTCTCGTTTCATCTTCCTTGACCCGCGTGCCCGCGATTTCTACCCGGACTGGGAGCGTGCGGCCAACGTCAACGTCGCGATCCTGCGACGCGACGCCGGCCGCTTCCCGCACGACAAGCGCATCGCCGAACTCGTCGGCGAACTCTCCGTGCGCAGCGACGAATTCCGCTCACGCTGGGCAGCGCACAACGTCCGCCGCCACTACTCGGGAACGAAACAATTCCAGCACCCGGTCGTCGGACTCCTCGAGCTGAGCTACCAGGTGATGGAACTCGAAGAAGATCCCGGGCACACCCTGACGGTCTATCCCGCCATCCCCGGCAGCCCCTCCGATGAAGCGCTCAGACTCCTCGCCTCCTGGGCAGCGACGGAGGATGTCGCCCAGGCGGCGTCTCTCGACACGGCCTAG
- a CDS encoding multidrug effflux MFS transporter: MSPSAISTRAPSSGIVPASVVATVIFLTAVAPLATDMYVPAFPRVTEEFGTTASAVQLTLTTFFAGMGLGQLVGGPFSDQRGRRMPLVAGTILMTAASVACALAPGVGILIIARFLQGFGGGWAMVVGRAVIVDRAHGPQLVRVLNIVMGIGGVAPIISPLLGAVILQLTGWRMTFWVLAALGILMTLCALFVVPESLPPGKRHAGGLREFGHAARTVLASRRFVGYVVVASSAFIALFAYVATSSFILQNMNGLSPVAYSIVFAANAGGMTVAALVSARLAGRVSTRRVILTGQIIALAAGVAMLAGALWFGTPLPVALASFFALMVAQGLVNTNGGALASAEVPEHPGTSSAVLGLVQWTTAGIVAPIAGLGGSDTAVPMAALMIAGALLSLAGLLVLARPAARSFGPLLQPRHGDIERVGQRREPPGPRSRDTAACSNCPRPDGGTRATPARAPAG; this comes from the coding sequence GTGAGCCCGTCGGCGATCTCAACGCGGGCGCCGTCGTCGGGGATCGTCCCGGCGTCGGTCGTCGCCACGGTCATCTTCCTCACCGCTGTCGCGCCGCTGGCGACCGATATGTACGTCCCGGCGTTCCCGCGCGTGACGGAGGAATTCGGCACGACGGCATCGGCGGTGCAGTTGACGCTGACGACGTTCTTCGCCGGGATGGGACTCGGACAGCTCGTCGGCGGACCGTTCAGCGACCAGCGCGGCCGGCGGATGCCCCTGGTCGCGGGCACGATTCTGATGACGGCCGCCTCGGTAGCCTGCGCCCTGGCCCCGGGCGTCGGGATCTTGATTATCGCCCGGTTCCTGCAGGGCTTCGGCGGCGGCTGGGCGATGGTCGTCGGCCGCGCCGTGATCGTCGACCGCGCCCATGGCCCGCAACTGGTCCGGGTGCTCAACATCGTCATGGGCATCGGCGGCGTCGCCCCGATCATCAGCCCCCTGCTTGGGGCGGTCATCTTGCAGCTGACCGGCTGGCGGATGACGTTCTGGGTACTCGCGGCCCTCGGCATCCTCATGACCTTGTGCGCCCTGTTCGTCGTTCCAGAGTCCCTGCCGCCCGGGAAACGGCACGCAGGCGGCCTGCGCGAATTCGGCCACGCTGCGCGCACCGTGCTGGCCAGCCGCCGATTCGTCGGCTATGTCGTCGTGGCATCCTCGGCGTTCATCGCCCTGTTCGCATACGTCGCCACGTCCTCGTTCATCCTGCAAAACATGAACGGCCTGTCGCCGGTGGCGTACTCAATAGTGTTCGCCGCCAATGCTGGCGGCATGACCGTTGCCGCCCTCGTCTCGGCGCGCCTGGCAGGCCGCGTATCCACGCGCCGGGTAATCCTCACCGGCCAGATCATCGCCCTGGCCGCGGGCGTGGCCATGCTAGCGGGAGCCCTGTGGTTTGGCACGCCGCTGCCGGTGGCTTTGGCCAGCTTCTTCGCCCTCATGGTCGCGCAGGGCCTCGTCAACACCAACGGGGGCGCTCTCGCGTCGGCGGAGGTGCCGGAGCACCCGGGAACCAGTTCCGCGGTGCTCGGGCTCGTGCAATGGACCACCGCGGGCATCGTCGCACCGATCGCCGGCTTGGGCGGCTCGGACACCGCGGTCCCCATGGCGGCACTGATGATCGCCGGAGCCTTGCTGTCCCTTGCTGGGCTCCTCGTCCTGGCCCGGCCTGCCGCCCGCAGCTTCGGTCCGCTTCTTCAACCGCGGCACGGTGACATCGAGCGGGTGGGTCAGCGCCGTGAGCCACCAGGCCCCCGGTCGAGGGATACCGCCGCATGTTCGAATTGTCCCCGGCCGGACGGGGGCACCCGCGCAACACCAGCGCGGGCACCCGCCGGCTAG
- a CDS encoding LysE family translocator: MTAVTLFAFAGLCLLLSVTPGPDTFLVLRISLQNAGAGIAAAFGSAVASMVWAALVGVGLAAVLEDSAEVFRWLKIAGGLYLLYLGISSLIRARRTATPSATTGHAPRRNYSRKTGFGAGALSTLLNPKVGLFYLAVVPQFIPHGGNTLDTALVLGVIESVIGFLYLVAVSIAAAKAMAWLQRPRVSAWLERGSSGIIAALGLGVLASSTTS; the protein is encoded by the coding sequence ATGACTGCCGTGACCCTGTTCGCCTTTGCCGGGCTGTGCCTGTTGCTCTCCGTCACCCCGGGCCCGGATACGTTCCTGGTGCTGCGGATCTCGCTGCAGAATGCCGGGGCCGGCATTGCCGCGGCGTTCGGCTCGGCTGTGGCATCCATGGTCTGGGCGGCGCTGGTGGGAGTGGGACTCGCCGCCGTGCTGGAGGACTCCGCCGAAGTGTTCCGCTGGCTAAAGATCGCAGGCGGGTTGTACCTGCTGTATCTGGGGATCTCGTCGCTGATCCGGGCCCGCCGTACCGCAACTCCTTCCGCAACGACCGGGCACGCTCCCCGCCGAAACTACAGCCGAAAGACGGGGTTCGGCGCCGGCGCGCTCTCCACGCTGCTCAACCCCAAGGTCGGCCTGTTCTACCTCGCCGTCGTGCCGCAATTCATTCCGCACGGCGGCAACACGCTGGACACCGCCCTGGTGCTGGGTGTCATCGAAAGCGTCATTGGTTTTCTCTATCTGGTGGCCGTGTCCATCGCGGCCGCGAAGGCCATGGCCTGGCTGCAGCGCCCCCGGGTGAGTGCCTGGCTCGAACGCGGCAGCAGCGGCATCATCGCCGCACTCGGCCTGGGCGTTCTGGCCTCCAGCACGACCTCCTAG
- a CDS encoding helix-turn-helix transcriptional regulator produces the protein MDRKEEIREFLISRRANVSPDRAGIPSYGELRRVPGLRREEVAQLAGVSTDYYTRLERGSIRGVSDGVLEAVASALQLDEAEQAHLMDLARTANTPARRAPRRPPQQRVRPGMLRLLDAMTGVVALVQNGRSDVLAANLLGRALYAEVFNSAAQAAPDTPARLPNQARYLFLDPHAANFYPDWRAVAATTVAMLRLESGRNPRDRALNELVGELATRSGMFAALWAGHDVRIHTTGTKRFHHPVAGDLSLQFETLHLPGDEGQVLFTFTAEPGSASEHALAFLASWAASPPETTVAGNPAGGATGPELRSDAQPGTRHPGKTEPHD, from the coding sequence GTGGACAGAAAAGAGGAAATCCGTGAGTTCCTGATCTCGCGGCGCGCGAACGTCAGCCCGGACAGGGCCGGTATCCCCAGCTACGGGGAGTTGCGCCGCGTCCCGGGCCTTCGCCGTGAGGAAGTGGCGCAGCTCGCCGGGGTGAGCACGGACTACTACACGCGGCTGGAGCGCGGCAGCATACGAGGCGTCTCAGACGGGGTACTCGAGGCGGTCGCCTCGGCCCTCCAGCTAGATGAGGCCGAGCAGGCGCACCTGATGGACCTGGCGCGGACGGCCAACACCCCGGCACGTCGGGCGCCGCGGCGGCCACCGCAGCAGCGGGTCCGCCCCGGCATGCTGCGCCTCCTGGATGCCATGACCGGAGTGGTTGCCCTGGTGCAGAACGGCCGTTCAGACGTGCTGGCCGCCAACCTGCTGGGCCGTGCGCTCTATGCGGAGGTGTTCAACTCCGCCGCGCAGGCGGCCCCGGACACCCCGGCCCGGCTGCCCAACCAGGCGCGCTACCTCTTCCTGGATCCGCACGCAGCGAATTTCTATCCCGATTGGCGCGCGGTCGCCGCCACTACGGTGGCGATGCTGCGCCTGGAATCGGGGAGGAACCCGCGTGACCGGGCGCTCAACGAACTGGTCGGGGAGCTGGCCACGCGCAGCGGGATGTTCGCCGCGCTTTGGGCCGGGCACGACGTGCGGATCCACACCACGGGGACCAAGCGCTTCCACCACCCGGTCGCCGGGGATTTGTCCCTGCAGTTCGAGACGTTGCACCTTCCGGGCGATGAGGGACAGGTGCTGTTCACCTTCACAGCGGAGCCCGGCTCTGCATCCGAACACGCGTTGGCGTTCCTCGCCAGCTGGGCGGCTTCGCCTCCCGAAACAACCGTCGCCGGCAATCCCGCCGGTGGAGCAACCGGCCCTGAGTTGCGTTCCGACGCGCAACCGGGGACACGTCACCCAGGAAAGACAGAACCACATGACTGA
- a CDS encoding MFS transporter translates to MTPESSIAETPAPAASRQSHPASPQSLPEGTVPAPRFPRGGLLILAAAGFTAVTTELLPSGLLPQISRDLGVEESAVGSLTAAYAAVIVFTALPLSRLLAGRVPRKTLLIATVLAFAVSNVMLALSPVLGLAIAARLLGGVAHGMLWSSMAPYVARIVPAHSVGKAMAIVFSGNSIALAVGAPIGTLMGSVLTWRDSFLVLAGVGGLLALLAVWVLPAAPDGGGATAPSLRGALKLPGVIAVATAWPLLLLGHFTLFTYIAPFLQSSGLPDAFTGISLSVVGVASLLGIWIAGLTADSRPRRSLLSAVAVLVGAFALLPVLGGTWAGELALVTLWGAAFGAIGIYNQAAILRAGGEHKDAANGLTVVTIQLGIAVGAGYGAVALGAVGARFVPLAAAIPTAAALAIILASRRGGYPAGPRETRKVRTSAIS, encoded by the coding sequence TTGACGCCAGAGTCATCCATCGCCGAAACACCGGCGCCCGCCGCATCACGACAGTCGCACCCGGCATCACCACAGTCGCTGCCCGAGGGAACGGTCCCCGCCCCGAGGTTTCCGCGGGGCGGCCTGCTGATCCTCGCCGCGGCGGGTTTCACCGCGGTCACCACCGAACTCCTGCCGTCGGGGCTGCTGCCGCAGATCAGCCGCGACCTCGGGGTGGAGGAATCAGCCGTGGGTTCCCTGACGGCCGCCTACGCGGCCGTCATCGTCTTCACCGCGCTTCCACTCTCAAGGCTGCTCGCCGGGCGGGTTCCCCGTAAGACGTTGTTGATCGCCACCGTCCTCGCGTTCGCGGTCAGCAACGTGATGCTGGCACTCAGCCCCGTCCTCGGCCTGGCCATTGCCGCCAGGCTTCTGGGCGGCGTGGCCCACGGGATGCTGTGGTCCAGCATGGCCCCATACGTGGCACGGATCGTTCCGGCGCATTCGGTCGGTAAGGCCATGGCCATCGTCTTCAGCGGCAACAGCATCGCCCTGGCCGTCGGCGCGCCGATCGGCACGCTCATGGGATCGGTGCTGACCTGGCGTGACTCCTTCCTTGTCCTGGCGGGAGTCGGAGGCCTGCTCGCCTTGCTGGCGGTCTGGGTGCTCCCCGCTGCTCCGGACGGGGGCGGCGCTACAGCGCCGTCGCTGCGCGGAGCCCTGAAGCTGCCGGGCGTGATAGCCGTGGCCACGGCCTGGCCGCTCCTGCTTCTGGGGCACTTCACCCTCTTCACCTACATCGCCCCCTTCCTCCAAAGCTCCGGCCTGCCGGACGCCTTCACGGGCATCTCCCTGTCCGTGGTGGGGGTCGCCAGCCTTCTCGGGATCTGGATCGCGGGCCTGACGGCGGATTCGCGTCCGCGACGCTCCCTGCTGTCCGCGGTGGCCGTGCTCGTGGGAGCCTTCGCCCTCTTGCCCGTACTGGGCGGCACCTGGGCGGGGGAACTTGCGCTGGTGACGTTGTGGGGAGCCGCGTTCGGGGCCATCGGCATCTACAACCAGGCGGCGATCCTCCGCGCCGGCGGAGAGCACAAGGACGCTGCCAACGGCCTGACGGTGGTCACCATCCAGCTGGGCATCGCCGTCGGCGCCGGGTACGGCGCCGTGGCCCTAGGCGCCGTCGGCGCCCGGTTCGTGCCGCTGGCAGCAGCAATCCCGACGGCGGCAGCCCTCGCGATCATCCTGGCCAGCCGCCGCGGCGGCTACCCCGCCGGCCCCCGCGAAACGCGCAAAGTCCGGACTTCAGCAATCTCGTGA
- a CDS encoding cation transporter, producing the protein MTGTTAAPDPVRRAVLSRRIRLFAAATISYNIVEAAVALWAGGVADSSALIGFGLDSVIEVASAVALSWQFSANDPERREHLTLRLIAISFFALAAFVTFDSVTSLAGGGEARHSTPGIAIAALSLVIMPVLSWLQRRAGRELGSRTAVADSKQTLLCTYLSAVLLLGLVLNSALGWWWADAGAALVIAVIAVREGINAWKGDVCCAVPHPAASLGAEAGDCCEGCGSNPAPTTVSLGLDLGRRDT; encoded by the coding sequence ATGACGGGCACCACGGCGGCACCCGATCCCGTCCGCCGCGCCGTGCTGAGCCGCCGCATCCGGCTGTTCGCAGCCGCGACCATCAGCTACAACATCGTTGAAGCCGCTGTCGCCCTCTGGGCCGGGGGCGTCGCCGACTCCTCCGCGCTGATCGGTTTCGGGCTGGACTCGGTGATCGAGGTTGCGTCCGCCGTCGCCCTGTCCTGGCAGTTTTCCGCCAACGATCCGGAGCGGCGCGAGCACCTGACGCTGCGCCTCATCGCCATCTCCTTCTTTGCCCTCGCCGCCTTCGTCACCTTCGACTCCGTGACCTCCCTGGCTGGCGGCGGCGAGGCGCGGCATTCGACGCCGGGCATCGCCATCGCCGCGCTGAGCCTTGTCATCATGCCCGTGCTGTCCTGGCTGCAGCGCAGGGCCGGCCGCGAGCTCGGATCCCGGACGGCGGTGGCAGATTCCAAACAGACCCTGCTGTGCACCTACCTCTCCGCCGTTCTGCTGCTCGGGCTGGTCCTGAACAGCGCGCTGGGCTGGTGGTGGGCGGACGCCGGCGCCGCGCTGGTCATCGCTGTCATCGCTGTCCGCGAAGGAATCAACGCCTGGAAAGGCGACGTCTGCTGCGCCGTCCCGCACCCGGCGGCGTCTCTCGGTGCCGAGGCGGGCGACTGCTGCGAGGGTTGCGGTTCCAACCCGGCACCAACCACCGTCAGCCTGGGTTTGGACCTGGGCCGCCGGGACACCTGA
- a CDS encoding winged helix-turn-helix domain-containing protein — METLTHAPVLARFGYAVSDPTRARVLLALAQAPAYPSDLADSLGVSRQSMSNHLTCLRGCGLVVAVPDGRRNRYELADARLGHAIGDLLGVVLAVDPACCAPDGTCLA; from the coding sequence ATGGAGACACTCACGCACGCCCCGGTACTGGCGCGGTTCGGCTATGCCGTCTCGGACCCGACCAGGGCCAGGGTCCTGCTGGCACTGGCCCAGGCGCCGGCCTACCCTTCCGATCTCGCCGACTCGCTCGGGGTCTCGCGGCAGAGCATGTCCAACCATCTCACCTGCCTTCGCGGCTGCGGGCTCGTGGTGGCTGTTCCGGACGGCCGGCGGAACCGCTATGAGCTGGCCGATGCCCGGCTCGGCCACGCGATCGGCGACCTGCTCGGCGTCGTCCTGGCCGTGGATCCTGCCTGCTGCGCTCCCGACGGGACGTGCCTGGCATGA
- a CDS encoding MFS transporter encodes MLLVAVNALVGGTLGQERTVLPLLAGQVFHLDLYTSALTYILAFGVAKAGTNYFAGTLSDRYGRKPVLVAGWLIALPVPLLLIFGPSWAWIVAANVFLGISQGLTWSTTVVMKMDLAGPSRRGLAMGLNEAAGYLGVAGTALATGYIAAHYGLRPGPFLLGAAYIALGLGLSVFAVKETRGHARLEAAGHTSAHAGAHGQLNNREIFTLTSFRDRSLSSISQAGLVNNLNDGLAWGLFPVLFAAAGLSIEKIGILAAVYPAVWGAAQLVTGALSDKYGRKWLIVGGMLVQAAALGMIALGTGFGIWLAAAALLGLGTAMVYPTLLAAIGDVAHPQWRARSVGIYRLWRDGGFAVGALLAGILADAYGIPAAVAAVGALTGASGILVAVRMRATDHHPAG; translated from the coding sequence ATGCTTCTCGTCGCCGTCAACGCCCTGGTCGGCGGGACCCTCGGCCAGGAACGCACAGTGCTGCCCCTGCTGGCCGGACAGGTATTCCACCTGGACCTCTACACCTCGGCCCTGACCTACATCCTGGCCTTCGGGGTCGCCAAGGCAGGGACCAACTACTTTGCCGGCACCCTCTCGGACCGCTACGGCCGCAAACCGGTGCTGGTCGCCGGCTGGCTGATTGCCCTCCCCGTCCCGCTGCTGCTGATTTTCGGACCGTCCTGGGCCTGGATCGTCGCCGCAAACGTGTTCCTGGGTATCAGCCAGGGCCTGACGTGGTCCACCACGGTGGTCATGAAAATGGACCTTGCCGGCCCGTCCCGCCGCGGCCTGGCGATGGGCCTGAACGAGGCCGCCGGGTACCTCGGCGTCGCCGGCACCGCCCTGGCCACCGGCTACATCGCCGCCCACTACGGGCTCCGGCCGGGGCCCTTCCTGCTCGGCGCCGCCTACATCGCGCTCGGCCTGGGCCTCTCGGTCTTCGCCGTCAAGGAAACCCGGGGCCACGCCCGGCTGGAGGCAGCCGGCCACACGTCCGCCCATGCCGGCGCGCACGGACAGTTGAACAACCGGGAGATTTTCACCCTCACCAGTTTCCGGGACAGGTCCCTCTCCTCGATCAGCCAGGCCGGCCTGGTCAACAACCTCAATGACGGCCTCGCCTGGGGACTGTTTCCCGTCCTCTTTGCCGCTGCGGGGCTGAGCATCGAAAAGATCGGCATTCTCGCCGCCGTCTACCCCGCCGTCTGGGGCGCCGCCCAACTTGTCACCGGCGCACTCTCGGACAAATACGGCCGGAAATGGCTGATCGTCGGCGGCATGCTCGTCCAGGCCGCGGCCCTCGGCATGATCGCACTGGGCACCGGCTTCGGCATCTGGCTCGCCGCCGCCGCTCTCCTCGGGCTCGGCACCGCCATGGTCTACCCCACCCTGCTGGCCGCCATCGGTGACGTCGCGCACCCGCAATGGCGTGCCCGCTCGGTGGGCATCTACCGCCTATGGCGCGACGGCGGATTCGCCGTCGGTGCACTGCTCGCCGGCATCCTCGCGGACGCCTACGGGATCCCGGCGGCCGTCGCCGCCGTCGGTGCCCTCACCGGGGCATCAGGCATCCTGGTCGCCGTCCGGATGCGCGCCACCGACCACCACCCCGCCGGATGA
- a CDS encoding metalloregulator ArsR/SmtB family transcription factor, with translation MGDKTRKSELFEEFARVGKALANGKRLELLDLLSQGERSVETLAAAAGLGLSTASAHLQALRQSGLVTTRRDGNRIYYDIAGPDVLRLYSLLRSVAQERVADLEAKRAAYLGLGQGRAGGEEITREELLARAGAGTVTVLDVRPGEEFEAAHIPGAISIPLEELRGRLSELPEDREVVAYCRGAYCVLAYEAVDLLHSAGRRARRLNEGMLEWRLGGFAVEGAAA, from the coding sequence GTGGGAGACAAGACCAGGAAATCGGAGCTGTTCGAGGAATTCGCCCGGGTCGGCAAGGCCCTCGCCAACGGGAAACGGCTGGAGCTGTTGGACCTCCTCAGCCAGGGCGAGCGGAGCGTGGAGACCCTCGCCGCAGCCGCCGGGCTGGGGCTGAGCACCGCTTCCGCCCACCTGCAGGCCCTGCGCCAGTCCGGACTCGTCACCACGCGACGGGACGGCAACCGGATTTACTACGACATCGCCGGCCCCGACGTCCTTCGGCTCTACAGCCTGCTTCGGTCAGTTGCTCAGGAGCGCGTGGCCGATCTCGAAGCCAAACGGGCCGCCTACCTGGGGCTCGGGCAGGGCCGGGCGGGCGGCGAGGAGATTACGCGCGAAGAGCTGCTGGCCCGGGCCGGCGCCGGTACCGTGACCGTCCTCGATGTGCGTCCGGGCGAGGAATTCGAGGCCGCTCACATCCCCGGGGCGATTTCCATCCCGCTCGAGGAGCTCCGGGGCCGGCTCTCCGAGCTGCCCGAGGACCGGGAGGTCGTCGCCTACTGCCGCGGTGCCTACTGCGTCCTGGCCTACGAGGCCGTTGACCTGCTGCATTCCGCCGGCCGTCGGGCTCGTCGGCTGAACGAAGGCATGCTGGAATGGCGGCTTGGCGGGTTCGCTGTGGAAGGCGCCGCAGCCTAG
- a CDS encoding HutD family protein: MPWKNGAGTTREIAVFPAPGENTEIRSTGFWWRISVADIVQDAAFSTFDDADRQFLVATPSALILDVAGAERAVCQGRPVAFSGEDEVAVKVVTGPTSVINLITRRSACSGAIDVQLQDGRVAISSTAVAVVLLAGSARTGEGRKLVPMQFLLPGPEPETLDCESAIVAVIHVHAATEAG, translated from the coding sequence ATGCCTTGGAAAAACGGGGCAGGCACCACCCGTGAAATTGCCGTCTTTCCGGCTCCGGGCGAGAACACCGAGATCCGGAGTACCGGGTTCTGGTGGCGCATCAGCGTGGCCGACATCGTTCAAGACGCCGCGTTCTCGACGTTCGACGACGCCGACCGGCAGTTCCTCGTGGCCACCCCCTCAGCCCTGATCCTGGACGTCGCAGGTGCCGAACGCGCGGTGTGTCAGGGCCGGCCCGTAGCCTTCTCCGGCGAGGACGAGGTGGCGGTCAAGGTTGTCACCGGACCCACATCCGTCATCAACCTCATCACGCGCCGGTCCGCGTGTTCGGGGGCGATTGACGTCCAGCTGCAGGACGGACGCGTTGCCATTTCTTCCACCGCCGTCGCCGTGGTCCTCCTGGCCGGATCTGCCCGGACCGGCGAGGGGCGGAAGCTGGTTCCAATGCAATTCCTCCTGCCCGGACCGGAGCCCGAGACCCTGGATTGTGAATCCGCAATAGTGGCCGTGATCCACGTGCACGCCGCGACGGAAGCCGGGTAG